The nucleotide sequence CAGCCTCCAGGATTGCGTGGAGTTTCTCCGGTTCTACCGGCAGGTCAGCGTGGTAGCTACGCACCGAGTGACGGTGGCGTACCGTGGCAAAGAAGTCCAGCATGGCGATCCTCCGAGAGGCTACTGAATCTTAGTGGTTTTAACGGCAGAATGGTTGGGATAACTCGTCCGCAATACCCGCAAGGTACTCTCGGCGAGGTCGTTCATACCCATGATTTGATACGCCTGAACCATGAGGTCGAGGGCATCGGGTACCGCTGGGGTTTGTTGATAGTGCTCCACTACGTACTTACCTCGGTTGGCTACTGCTAGATACGCCCCTTGTCTCAGGTAGTAGCGGGCAACGTGGACTTCATACTGCGCCAGGTTGTTGCGCAGGTAGACCATGCGTTGACGGGCATCAGCGGCATACTTGCTATCCGGGAAGCGACGTACAACCTCACCGAAGTCTTGAAAAGACTGCCGGGCCGCACCAGGGTCACGTTGAGAGCGATCGGTAGGTAAATAACGATCGACAATGCTCATCCCCTGATTGAAGTTGATCAGCCCACGCAAATAGTAGACATAATCCAAGTTGGGATGGCGAGGATAGAGCTTGATGAAACGGTCCAGGGCGGCGATGGCCAAGGTAGACTCGTCGGACTTGTAGTAGGCGTAGGCGATCTCGATCTCGGCCTGCTGGGCATAACGACCGAAGGGATAGCGTGCGTCGAGCTTCTCGTAGTACTTGATGGCCTGTTCATAGGATCCATCGTCGAGGGCCGATTTTGCCTCAGAATAGAGCTTGTTGGCGGACCAATCCTTGGTTGGATCGATCTCGTCGGGGAGCAGGGCGCAACCGGCTGCCGCTACCAGCCAGAGTAGGGC is from Gammaproteobacteria bacterium and encodes:
- the bamD gene encoding outer membrane protein assembly factor BamD; the encoded protein is MTVLSCFSFFPRPSAVLRLCLALLWLVAAAGCALLPDEIDPTKDWSANKLYSEAKSALDDGSYEQAIKYYEKLDARYPFGRYAQQAEIEIAYAYYKSDESTLAIAALDRFIKLYPRHPNLDYVYYLRGLINFNQGMSIVDRYLPTDRSQRDPGAARQSFQDFGEVVRRFPDSKYAADARQRMVYLRNNLAQYEVHVARYYLRQGAYLAVANRGKYVVEHYQQTPAVPDALDLMVQAYQIMGMNDLAESTLRVLRTSYPNHSAVKTTKIQ